GAGTCCCGGCAGCATCTGCAAATTCCCGTTCCTGGGCATCCAGCGTGCGGCCGAACACCATTTTGTTAAACACACGGTTGCGCAGTCTAGCCATGTTTTCGTTCTTAATGGGAGCCCCTGTCGGGGCAGAGGGGTGCAGCATGGCTTTGGTCAGGTCGGCGGCTTCCACGGCTTCCTGGGTGTGCAGGTCCCGGATGGCGTCATTCAGTTCTTTGGCCTTGGCAGCGGCTTCGTCCATCTGTTCCTTGGCCTGCAGTTCCATTACTTCTTTTTTCAGGCCTGCAACGATTTGTCTCAGTTCATCGGATTTTTTCATGAGATTAAACTCCTTCTGCTGCCATCAGGGCAGCCTTGATATAGTCACTCTGTTCTTGTTTCTTGCGCATTGCTTCCAGCATCTTGGCCTTGGCTTCTTTTGCATCCACCAGGGACAGCCCTGCCGGGATGCTGTCCAGCAGGTTCCTGGCACTGCCAAACTTGGCTACGGCCTGTGTGGGTTTCAGAACGTCCACTTTAAAATACTTGGCGGCGTCCTCCCCTGTCAGCCAGGTGGTGCTGTTGACCATGTCGTGGATCTGCTCGGCCGTCACGCCCTGCCTGGCGGCATTACGGTAGACGGCTTCGATCCCGTCCTGCATAGTGTCCAGCGTTTCCGCCGCCTTGAGCAGGTCGTCGCTGTTCCCGCTGACCACGCAGCTTGGCTTGTGGATCATCAGGTAGCTGTTTGCCGGGATCTTTCTTTCCCGGGCAGCGAAAAAGATCTCGGTGGCGATGCTGCACGCCCACCCCTCCACGACCGACGTCGTCGGCCCTCTGTGGTTGGCGATCATGTTGGCAATGGCCACCCCTGCCTGGACGCTCCCGCCGTCGCTATTGATGTAGACAGTCAGCGGCATATTGGTGTCAATCTGTTCCAGCTGCTTCCGGATGTTCTCCGGCCAGTCAAAGGCGGATTCAATTCCCCAGGCTTTTACAAATTCCCCTTCCATATCGTCGATGATGTCGCCGTTGATGTGGAGCTCGGCCCCTTCGGCACTGTTACGGATGTCGATCATTCTCCCTCACCTCCTTTCGTGGTGTCCTTGTAGGCGATGCCCACATCCTTGACGTCCACCATGGATCCGTTGATCACATGGACATCGCCGCCATCTACAGGAGGCATATCCAGGAGCCTTCTGGCCTCGTTTGGGCTGTAGATCCCGGAGGCGACGCATTTCTGCAGGATGTCGGCCTGCTGGCTCGGGTCGCCCCGTAGGATCACCTGGACATTAAACTTAAAACCCAGGCCTCGCTGCAGCTCCTGCTGTGTCAGCAGCTTACAGTTGAGCTCCTGCTCATACAGGCTGATGTTGTACAGCAGCGTGTCTACGTAAAAGCTCAGATTTTGAGCGGCGCTGTTGGCATAGCTGCTCTTGCTGTAATCGTTTAGGCTGTTCGGTTTGATGCCGAAGGCGGCCGCAATCTGCAGGGCATTGTACTGTTTCAACTCAAAAAACTGACTATCGGTCAGCTTGAGATCCAGTGTCTGGATGTCAAACCCAACCGGCAGCGTGATCATGCGCCGGTTGTTGTCCTTGGCCTGTTCTTCCAGGCGGCGCAGCAGCATGTTTTGCTTGTCCTTGTTCAGATCGCCGACGTACTTGACCACTGCATTTGCGGTCAGCCCGTGCTGGTACAGGTTGTTTAAAAACGCCTGGCTGGCCTTGGCTCCGGCCATGTTAGTGGCCAGGATTTCCCGGACGCTTTTACCCGCCAGTCCGTCGTCGGTGGTAATCCAGCTCTTGACGTGGACCACTTCCTCGGGCCTGAAAAGGTAGCTCTTGCCGCTCCGATTGTCCATGTAGCTGTAATAGTATCCTCGGCTGGTAAAGACGTCGGTATCGTTGACATAGATCTGTACCTGCTGGGGGTTAAGGGGATACAGACCAACGATGCGGCCCTGGCTGTCCGTGCCGATGTAGGCATAGGCATTTCCGTAATGGTTCCGGCACCGTTCCAGATAGGTAAAAAACTGGACCGGCGTCAGGTACGGGTTAGGCCGGGCACTGAAAAGCCGGATGGCGTCATGGTACTGCACCCGGTTCTTGTTCTGATCCATCAGGTAGATGGGCATCTTTCCGATGGACTCTGACAGCGTTTTGAGGCACGTAAAGTAGGTGATCTCTGAAAGATCTGTACCGTACTGCCGCATATCCCCATTAAAAAACAGCTCGTTGATGTCGGACAAGCTGACCGTATCAGCAGAGCTGTTGGAGAATTTTTTCTTTATTTTTTCGATAAAATTCATTTATTTGTTTCCTCCGGTTCCGTTATTCCCAGCCAGGTGTCCAGGGCTTCCTCCCCGCTGACCTTGGCATCGTCCTTCATGATGAACCAGATCTTCCACGCATCCAGGATGGCGTCCACTGGGTCGATGCGGTCGGTCTGTGTCATCTTGTCGACTTTTATCTCGCCGAAGCTGTTGGGTGCGCTGATGATGGCGTTGATGATTGACCAGGTCAGCAGGCTGTTGTGCTTGTCGTACCGCACCTGGTTGGCCTCGACTGACAGCTGGAAATCCTTGGTACAATCGTTGAGGCTCCGGGCTGACTGCTTGACCTCCGTCAGGTCACAGTCCAGGACGCCCTCCAGATCTGCCAGAAAGGCTGCAGCATTGTGGGCATCATAGCCGCATCCGACAACCTTGATCTGATAGGTCTGGACGATCTGACGCAGGTCCTCGATGATGGCGTGATAGTCGGTCTTGATGCCGTACATCCCAGAGGTCAGTGTGATTAGCCCGTTTCGGGACCATTGGCCATATGGGGCCTCGTCGGTCCGCTCATGTTCGGCCAGCCGGAGCTCTGGCATGTATGACTTGCTCCACAGATAGACCCGGTCATCTTCCAGCGGAAATAGCAGCGCAATGGACGTCAGGTCTCCGCCGCTGGAAAGGTCGATGCCCAGATAGCACTCCCGTCCAGCCATGTCAGCGATGGTCAGATCTGACTCGCAGGCTTTCCATTGGTCGGCCGGGATCAGGCAGCCGCCCGTGTAGGTTACCCAGGTATTGAGCGACTTCGTCTGAAAGTTGACCAGGTCAGCGCCCTGCTTTTCCCTGGCGTCGATTGCCTTCTCGGCCATCCTGGCCATCATTTCCTTGTCCAGTTCTGTGTCCGATTTCCACAGGATCAGCGGGTTGGCTTTGGCCCAATTCTCCGGCTTCCAGATGTCGTCATCTGTATCCATCTCGGCAATGTAAATAAACTGAGAGTCCTTGTTGATGGCACCTTCCAGGATTTTTTTGCAAAATAGGTACTGCTGGTAGCATGGTCCGTTTAAGTTAAAGCCTGCCGTGGTGATGGCCATAGTCAGGGCGTTGTCAACCCTGATCTGTCCGTCCAGCATCAGCTTGTACATCTGGATGGTGGCATGTGCATGATATTCGTCAATGACGGCCAGAATAGACCGAAAGCCATCAGCTGACTTGGTGTCCCTACCGATGGCTTTTATTTCAGTTC
This is a stretch of genomic DNA from Acidaminococcus timonensis. It encodes these proteins:
- a CDS encoding head maturation protease, ClpP-related is translated as MIDIRNSAEGAELHINGDIIDDMEGEFVKAWGIESAFDWPENIRKQLEQIDTNMPLTVYINSDGGSVQAGVAIANMIANHRGPTTSVVEGWACSIATEIFFAARERKIPANSYLMIHKPSCVVSGNSDDLLKAAETLDTMQDGIEAVYRNAARQGVTAEQIHDMVNSTTWLTGEDAAKYFKVDVLKPTQAVAKFGSARNLLDSIPAGLSLVDAKEAKAKMLEAMRKKQEQSDYIKAALMAAEGV
- a CDS encoding phage portal protein; the protein is MNFIEKIKKKFSNSSADTVSLSDINELFFNGDMRQYGTDLSEITYFTCLKTLSESIGKMPIYLMDQNKNRVQYHDAIRLFSARPNPYLTPVQFFTYLERCRNHYGNAYAYIGTDSQGRIVGLYPLNPQQVQIYVNDTDVFTSRGYYYSYMDNRSGKSYLFRPEEVVHVKSWITTDDGLAGKSVREILATNMAGAKASQAFLNNLYQHGLTANAVVKYVGDLNKDKQNMLLRRLEEQAKDNNRRMITLPVGFDIQTLDLKLTDSQFFELKQYNALQIAAAFGIKPNSLNDYSKSSYANSAAQNLSFYVDTLLYNISLYEQELNCKLLTQQELQRGLGFKFNVQVILRGDPSQQADILQKCVASGIYSPNEARRLLDMPPVDGGDVHVINGSMVDVKDVGIAYKDTTKGGEGE
- a CDS encoding terminase large subunit, whose protein sequence is MTDRTTEYAKLVVSGKRLAGRSEYLCCKRHLDDMERGKDFPYIFDAETAERHIKIANTLTIGEGMEEKPLVTRGFQNFIIGSIFGWRKKRSRERRYREAYIQIGRQNGKSFLAGEIVNDFATFSGYREGKIYCAATKYDQAKIVWDEVAKFIKADKDLSELYRIKEYNSTIISKINGTEIKAIGRDTKSADGFRSILAVIDEYHAHATIQMYKLMLDGQIRVDNALTMAITTAGFNLNGPCYQQYLFCKKILEGAINKDSQFIYIAEMDTDDDIWKPENWAKANPLILWKSDTELDKEMMARMAEKAIDAREKQGADLVNFQTKSLNTWVTYTGGCLIPADQWKACESDLTIADMAGRECYLGIDLSSGGDLTSIALLFPLEDDRVYLWSKSYMPELRLAEHERTDEAPYGQWSRNGLITLTSGMYGIKTDYHAIIEDLRQIVQTYQIKVVGCGYDAHNAAAFLADLEGVLDCDLTEVKQSARSLNDCTKDFQLSVEANQVRYDKHNSLLTWSIINAIISAPNSFGEIKVDKMTQTDRIDPVDAILDAWKIWFIMKDDAKVSGEEALDTWLGITEPEETNK